Proteins encoded together in one Aerosakkonema funiforme FACHB-1375 window:
- a CDS encoding glycosyltransferase family 4 protein — protein sequence MKKPASIVCCTPFWGDNWKWFAPELDREQLRWYFYADKSRGEIERYLRTSVFRTCLEAVRCAKQQQADLLFTHNPRLSLWCVLFATLLRIKTNHIAYSFNFHNLPHGLRYHLYKWACTKISKFIVYSQWEKEFYSEYFDIPPERIEMRFWSMAVPQIEPEEPLETGDYICAIGGNARDYETLMAAMEKLPDIKMVIVVRPHNLKNLSVPPNVKALVNIPESQAMNILKYSRFMVLPLKGSEVPCGHITLVAAMHLGKAFIITNSIGVSDYVFPDRNAITCEAFSPDALAKTIRDLWNDPVKCQQLGENGRQFAQKYCASDLGRQHLQRLLFDFLNADESRCTQMHADKFPISN from the coding sequence ATGAAAAAACCTGCATCGATCGTTTGCTGCACACCTTTTTGGGGAGACAATTGGAAATGGTTTGCGCCTGAACTCGATCGAGAGCAACTGCGCTGGTACTTTTATGCGGATAAGTCGCGGGGAGAAATCGAAAGGTATTTGCGAACTTCTGTGTTCCGCACTTGCCTAGAAGCTGTTCGTTGTGCAAAGCAACAGCAAGCTGACCTGTTATTCACACATAATCCGCGACTATCATTGTGGTGCGTTTTGTTTGCTACCTTGCTAAGAATAAAAACAAATCATATTGCCTATTCGTTTAATTTTCACAATCTGCCGCACGGTTTGAGGTATCACTTGTATAAATGGGCTTGCACAAAAATTAGCAAGTTTATCGTTTATTCACAGTGGGAAAAGGAATTCTACAGCGAATATTTCGATATACCGCCAGAACGGATCGAAATGCGTTTTTGGAGTATGGCTGTACCTCAAATTGAGCCTGAAGAACCTTTAGAAACAGGGGATTATATTTGTGCGATCGGTGGCAATGCGCGAGATTACGAAACGCTGATGGCAGCGATGGAAAAACTGCCGGATATCAAAATGGTGATTGTGGTTAGACCGCATAACTTAAAAAATCTAAGCGTTCCACCGAATGTGAAAGCTTTGGTAAATATTCCCGAATCCCAGGCCATGAATATCCTCAAATATTCGCGTTTTATGGTGTTACCGCTCAAAGGTTCGGAAGTACCTTGCGGTCATATTACGCTTGTGGCGGCAATGCACCTTGGTAAGGCATTTATCATCACAAATTCGATTGGTGTCAGCGATTATGTGTTTCCCGATCGCAATGCCATCACTTGCGAAGCATTTTCGCCCGATGCTTTAGCAAAAACGATTCGCGATTTGTGGAACGATCCTGTCAAATGTCAGCAACTCGGTGAAAATGGCAGGCAGTTTGCACAAAAATATTGTGCGTCAGATTTGGGTCGGCAGCATTTGCAGCGTTTGCTTTTTGATTTTTTGAACGCAGATGAAAGCAGATGCACGCAGATGCACGCAGA